A stretch of the Corvus moneduloides isolate bCorMon1 chromosome 8, bCorMon1.pri, whole genome shotgun sequence genome encodes the following:
- the CSGALNACT2 gene encoding chondroitin sulfate N-acetylgalactosaminyltransferase 2, whose protein sequence is MRMPRRGLVIQARTRWLLVGLALLFSLVLLMYLLECAPQTDNNGSLPGVVGESMGKEYYQALLQEQEEHYQNRATSLKRQIAQLKQELQEMSDKLKSLQEKKSPKVNGMNYQGTKEQTSNDLLEFLHSQIDKAEVSVGAKLPSEYGVIPFESFTSMKVFQLEMGLTRHPEEKPVRKDKRDELVEVIEAGLEVINNPDEEDGQDEDDGVGDRQLYSENDFIEGYYRTERDKGTQYELFYKKMDGMEYRHVTLFRPFGPLMKVKSETVDISRSIINIIVPLAGRTEAFAQFMQNFRDVCIHQDKRVHLTVVYFGQDGLSEVKSILESVARETDFHNYTLVSLNEEFNRGRGLDMGARAWEKGEVLMFFCDVDVYFTAEFLNSCRLNAEPGKKVFYPVVFSLYNPAIVYANQDIPPPVEQQLVHKKDSGFWRDFGFGMTCQYRTDFLTVGGFDLEVKGWGGEDVHLYRKYLHGDLMVIRTPVPGLFHLWHEKHCADELTPEQYRMCIQSKAMNEASHSHLGMLVFRDEIEAHLRKQAYRTNSEPVG, encoded by the exons atgAGAATGCCTAGAAGAGGCTTAGTAATTCAAGCCAGGACTCGTTGGCTATTAGTGGGCCTTGCTTTACTATTCAGTTTAGTCTTGCTCATGTATTTGCTGGAGTGTGCTCCACAAACAGATAACAATGGATCTCTGCCTGGTGTTGTAGGTGAAAGCATGGGTAAAGAATACTATCAAGCTCTCTTGCAGGAACAAGAGGAGCATTACCAAAACCGAGCTACCAGTCTGAAGCGTCAGATTGCCCAGTTAAAGCAAGAGCTTCAGGAAATGAGTGACAAATTGAAgtccctgcaggaaaaaaagagcccGAAGGTCAATGGTATGAACTACCAGGGCACCAAAGAACAAACATCCAATGATCTCCTAGAGTTTCTTCATTCCCAGATTGACAAAGCTGAGGTGAGCGTGGGGGCCAAACTGCCTAGTGAGTATGGAGTCATTCCTTTTGAAAGCTTTACATCCATGAAAGTATTCCAGTTGGAGATGGGGCTCACTCGGCATCCAGAAGAGAAACCCGTTAGAAAAGATAAACGAGATGAATTGGTGGAAGTTATCGAGGCTGGCCTAGAAGTTATCAATAATCCAGATGAAGAAGATGGACAAGATGAAGATGATGGAGTAGGAGACAGGCAGCTATATAGTGAAAATGATTTTATAGAAG GTTACTATCGTACAGAAAGAGATAAGGGGACACAGTATGAGCTGTTTTATAAGAAGATGGATGGCATGGAGTACAGGCATGTCACCTTGTTCCGACCTTTTGGACCCCTCATGAAAGTGAAGAGTGAAACGGTCGATATTTCTAGATCGATCATTAACATTATTGTTCCTCTTGCTGGAAGAACTGAGGCATTTGCACAATTTATGCAAAACTTTAG GGATGTGTGTATTCATCAGGATAAGCGTGTTCACCTCACAGTGGTGTACTTCGGACAAGATGGTCTATCAGAAGTGAAAAGCATCCTAGAATCTGTAGCTAG AGAAACTGACTTCCACAATTACACACTTGTCTCTCTGAATGAGGAATTTAACCGAGGCCGAGGACTTGACATGGGTGCCAGAGCCTGGGAAAAGGGCGAGGTCCTGATGTTCTTCTGTGATGTTGATGTTTATTTCACAGCCGAATTCCTCAACAGTTGTCGCTTAAATGCTGAGCCCG GGAAAAAGGTTTTCTATCCTGTGGTATTCAGCCTTTACAATCCTGCTATTGTCTATGCCAACCAAGATATACCACCTCCTGTGGAGCAGCAATTG GTACACAAGAAGGACTCTGGTTTCTGGCGGGATTTTGGCTTTGGGATGACTTGCCAATATCGGACGGACTTTCTGACTGTTG GGGGCTTTGACCTGGAAGTGAAAGGCTGGGGCGGCGAGGATGTCCACCTTTACAGGAAGTACTTGCACGGTGACCTCATGGTGATCAGGACGCCGGTGCCCGGGCTGTTCCACCTGTGGCACGAGAAGCACTGTGCGGACGAGCTGACCCCGGAGCAGTACCGCATGTGCATCCAGTCCAAAGCCATGAACGAGGCGTCGCACTCGCACCTCGGCATGCTGGTGTTCAGGGACGAGATCGAGGCGCACCTCCGGAAGCAGGCCTACAGGACTAACAGCGAGCCTGTGGGGTGA